The DNA region GGAAGTCTGTGCTCTGGCAAAACTCACGCAACCTCTGCAACGCTTTGGTCGTCTCGATTTCTGCTTGCTCCCTATATTCTTCTTCAGTAATGTGCTTAATCACCAGCTTTTTTGATTCATAATATTCCTTGATTTTTCTGACCACACAGCTGAAAGCTCTGAATGGATATTGCAGACCCTGAGAAGAAATCAGGAGAACCATCACTGCGTAGGCAACCTGGGCTGTGGTGACACCAAAGTAAATCATGACCAGGGATAAAAGCCGCAATGTCCACGTCAAGAGATTTATGCTTCCTTCCTTGACGAGAGGCCCGTGTCTGTAACAGGCAGCAAAGCTGATGGATCCCGTGGTCAGAATGTAGCCTAATATATACGTTTTGTTTTCATACCAGAGCCACTTTATTTCTTCCATTAACTGGCATACGAAGTAAAACGAAGTAAACCAACAACCAACCATGAGGGCCCCAAAGGTGCTATACTTGGGAATGTATCTTCTCATTAACAGCAGGAAAAAGACTAAGGTCATAAGAATGCCCAGCACGGTTCCAGCAGAATAATAGAAAACAGTACTCCTACTCAAGGTCTTTGCTTTAAAGAACAGGACTATCCCTGTCACAAATACAAGAAAGAGCTTTGTATCCACAATATTTCGATTCACCCTCAATGTATAGGCAAATGTCTTTTTGGCGGACTTCACGTAGAAACACACGGACTTCTCATATGGATTAACATTAATGGTTATATCATTAGATTCCTTTGGTTTCCAAAATGTATGAATTGTACACTTGATAAAAGTGAGGATAGTTTCTGGATACTGACAATCACGTTCTTCCATGGGAAAGACAATGCTGAGCATGTCTGAGCTGGTAATTTTCACCTGGATAGTTGACCAAATGTATTTCCATTCCATCTGGGCATGTCGGTTGTAGCAGTAACAGACTGATTGAGAACTCTTAATTATATCCATTTCCTTCAGAACTTTACATGGTGCTGACAACGCCGGCACCTCCTCCCCTTGCACCAGGCCCACGGGGAGGAAGGCCAGCGGCGGCAGCCACAGCACCCGCAGCCACTGGCCTAGGGACGACTGCAGCTGCGGCTTGGAGCGCCGCCACATCCTGCGCCCGGGCGCTGCGgggccgcctcctcctcctctactcaGCCCCAGGCTCGCATTTTGCTTCCGTCCCCGCAGAGCAGCTACCCCGGTCTGGTGCAGCGGaagtggagagaaaaagaggggaagagactcGCTGAGGAGGGGGCTACCGGTGGAGCCCCGCCGGGTGACTGCAGCGCCAGcttctcatgtttttctaaatccctTTGAGTAACCAAAGCAAATTAGATCCGTCAGTGGATCTGCAATCTTGTCAATATGGGCATTTCCTCCAACAGTGCAGATTGAAAGCCACCCAACTTTACCAtagtgtattttatttcctaccATAAATCCTC from Trichosurus vulpecula isolate mTriVul1 chromosome 1, mTriVul1.pri, whole genome shotgun sequence includes:
- the LOC118834103 gene encoding nuclear envelope integral membrane protein 2-like encodes the protein MWRRSKPQLQSSLGQWLRVLWLPPLAFLPVGLVQGEEVPALSAPCKVLKEMDIIKSSQSVCYCYNRHAQMEWKYIWSTIQVKITSSDMLSIVFPMEERDCQYPETILTFIKCTIHTFWKPKESNDITINVNPYEKSVCFYVKSAKKTFAYTLRVNRNIVDTKLFLVFVTGIVLFFKAKTLSRSTVFYYSAGTVLGILMTLVFFLLLMRRYIPKYSTFGALMVGCWFTSFYFVCQLMEEIKWLWYENKTYILGYILTTGSISFAACYRHGPLVKEGSINLLTWTLRLLSLVMIYFGVTTAQVAYAVMVLLISSQGLQYPFRAFSCVVRKIKEYYESKKLVIKHITEEEYREQAEIETTKALQRLREFCQSTDFPSWLTVSRLQSPKKFAEFVLGASHLSPEEIRAHEEQYGIGGWFLEEQLFSSRGSPEPNSQDLQEEEVVEMQGVCQREEELS